One genomic region from Pseudobacteriovorax antillogorgiicola encodes:
- the groES gene encoding co-chaperone GroES, giving the protein MKLRPLQDRILVKRLEAESKTASGIIIPDNAKEKPMEGEVVAVGNGKVLNNGEVAKPDLNVGDKVLFSKYAGSEVKLEGSDHLILREDDILGVLV; this is encoded by the coding sequence ATGAAGCTTAGGCCACTACAGGATCGAATCCTTGTTAAGCGTCTCGAGGCAGAGTCTAAGACTGCCAGTGGAATCATCATCCCAGACAACGCAAAAGAAAAACCGATGGAAGGCGAAGTTGTTGCAGTTGGCAACGGCAAAGTCTTGAACAACGGTGAAGTTGCAAAGCCCGACTTGAACGTTGGCGACAAGGTTCTTTTCAGCAAGTACGCTGGTTCTGAGGTTAAGTTGGAAGGTTCCGACCACTTGATCCTTAGAGAAGACGACATCCTTGGTGTTCTTGTTTAA